In Musa acuminata AAA Group cultivar baxijiao chromosome BXJ3-9, Cavendish_Baxijiao_AAA, whole genome shotgun sequence, a single genomic region encodes these proteins:
- the LOC135586121 gene encoding probable inactive leucine-rich repeat receptor-like protein kinase At3g03770 isoform X1, whose product MACTFMLPTIILSCLFLVPLTEQKKSTHTQLLLQLRKQLEYPIQLGAWNNTNDLCYAPSSPSQSITCDGSSVTELKIVGDKLAKPGRYDGYSVAGKTLSPGFSVDSFVTTLTRLTSLKVVILVSLGIWGPLPDKIHRLYSLEVLDLSSNFFYGSIPPKISAMKKLHTFSLDGNYFNDTVPDWFASLDNLMILSLRRNGLKGLLPGSISRVSTLTELALSGNSISGKIPDLSSLNSLETLDLGDNRLDSELPIMPKGLVTILLSKNLLSGEIPQQFGELDRLQHLDLSFNLLEGSPLAALFSLPNISYLNLASNMLSGSLPSSLTCSGELGFIDISSNKLTGELPSCLSSNSDRRVVKFNLNCLSLNTQHQRGANNCQLNNMNGKESKRKNTWLKVSIIGGIVLVMLLLLLVLFVSCKRNCHRAIAEKQQLPKSVPSATGFSSELLTNARYVSQAMKLGTQVLPTYRTFSLEELKEATNNFEGSAFIGEGSTGKLYKGRLDNGTFIAIRCLTLFKRHSIRNLKFRLDLLSKLRHPHLVCLLGHCIDTTQDDSSINRVFLIYEYVANGNLQSHLSAERSMERALKWPDRLVVLIGIAKAVHFLHSGIIPGLYNNQLKTKNILLDEHFIAKVSDYGLSIIMEEIYKHEARAEGQKPIQSKSPELETANLEDDVYSLGFILLEALMGPSVSEQGSEHCLKELAMLVTGQTVQARILDPVVLASASQDSLSIVISITSKCLYEETSRPSVEDVLWNLQYAEQVQATADGDRKSDIVSQA is encoded by the exons ATGGCATGCACTTTTATGTTACCAACAATCATCTTGTCTTGTTTGTTCTTGGTGCCTCTCACCGAACAAAAGAAATCGACCCATACCCAGTTGTTGCTGCAGTTGAGGAAGCAGCTGGAGTACCCAATTCAGCTTGGTGCTTGGAACAACACCAATGATCTGTGCTATGCGCCGTCTTCACCTAGTCAAAGCATTACTTGTGATGGAAGCTCCGTCACAGAGCTCAAGATAGTGGGAGATAAGCTTGCAAAGCCTGGTAGATATGACGGTTACTCAGTCGCCGGCAAGACTCTTTCGCCGGGCTTTTCTGTTGATTCTTTTGTCACAACTCTGACTAGATTGACGAGCTTGAAAGTGGTCATCTTGGTTTCTTTGGGGATATGGGGTCCCCTCCCGGACAAGATCCATAGGCTGTACTCGCTTGAAGTGCTTGATTTAAGCTCAAACTTTTTCTATGGTTCCATCCCTCCCAAGATATCTGCCATGAAGAAGCTTCACACGTTTTCCCTGGATGGAAACTATTTCAATGACACCGTTCCTGATTGGTTTGCATCATTGGACAACCTCATGATTTTGAGCTTGCGGAGAAATGGCCTGAAGGGATTGTTGCCCGGATCAATTAGCAGAGTCAGCACACTAACTGAACTTGCCTTGTCAGGCAATAGCATTTCAGGTAAAATCCCTGACCTAAGTAGCCTAAACAGCCTTGAGACATTGGACCTGGGAGACAACAGGTTGGACTCTGAACTGCCTATCATGCCCAAAGGTCTCGTCACTATCTTGCTCAGCAAGAATTTGTTGTCTGGTGAGATTCCACAGCAGTTTGGGGAGTTGGATCGACTCCAACACCTTGACCTTTCATTTAACTTACTTGAGGGGTCTCCACTGGCAGCTTTATTTTCTTTGCCGAACATCAGCTATTTGAATCTGGCATCTAACATGCTCAGTGGGTCCCTTCCGAGCAGTTTAACTTGCAGCGGCGAACTTGGgtttattgacatatctagtaacAAACTCACTGGTGAATTACCTTCTTGTTTGAGCTCAAATTCGGATAGGAGAGTTGTAAAGTTCAACTTGAATTGTTTATCTCTGAACACCCAGCATCAGCGTGGAGCGAATAATTGCCAACTAAATAACATGAACGGGAAAGAGTCCAAGCGGAAGAACACTTGGTTGAAAGTTTCTATCATTGGAGGAATTGTCTTAGTTATGCTATTGCTTTTGttagttctttttgtttcttgcaAAAGAAACTGTCATCGAGCAATAGCAGAGAAACAACAGTTGCCAAAGTCGGTGCCATCAGCCACAGGGTTCTCATCTGAGCTACTTACTAATGCAA GATATGTTTCTCAAGCAATGAAGCTAGGAACACAAGTATTGCCTACATATCGGACTTTTTCCTTAGAAGAGTTGAAAGAAGCAACAAATAATTTTGAAGGTTCAGCATTTATAGGGGAGGGTTCAACTGGAAAG CTGTACAAGGGGAGACTAGATAATGGAACCTTTATAGCTATAAGATGCTTGACATTGTTCAAGAGACATTCTATAAGAAATCTGAAGTTTCGTCTGGATTTGTTATCAAAACTTCGCCACCCCCATTTGGTCTGCCTCTTGGGGCATTGCATCGATACCACACAAGATGATTCTAGCATCAACAGAGTCTTCCTAATTTATGAATATGTAGCTAATGGAAATCTTCAAAGTCATCTTTCTG CAGAACGCAGTATGGAGAGGGCTCTTAAGTGGCCAGATAGGTTGGTGGTTTTGATAGGCATCGCTAAAGCAGTCCACTTTTTACATTCGGGAATTATTCCTGGTTTATACAATAATCAACTGAAAACCAAGAATATTTTGCTTGATGAGCACTTTATAGCGAAAGTGAGTGACTATGGGTTGTCCATTATCATGGAAGAAATTTACAAACATGAG GCAAGGGCCGAAGGTCAGAAACCTATTCAGAGCAAATCTCCCGAACT GGAGACGGCAAATTTGGAGGATGATGTTTATTCATTGGGCTTTATCTTACTCGAGGCACTCATGGGACCATCAGTGTCTGAACAAGGTTCCGAACATTGTTTAAAAGAATTG GCTATGTTAGTCACTGGGCAAACAGTGCAAGCACGCATTCTTGATCCAGTCGTACTAGCTTCTGCATCACAGGACTCCCTATCGATTGTGATCTCCATAACAAGTAAATGCTTGTACGAGGAAACGTCTCGCCCTTCAGTCGAAGACGTGCTGTGGAACTTACAGTATGCTGAGCAAGTACAAGCCACGGCAGATGGTGATCGGAAGTCCGACATCGTATCACAAGCATGA
- the LOC135586121 gene encoding probable inactive leucine-rich repeat receptor-like protein kinase At3g03770 isoform X2 produces MACTFMLPTIILSCLFLVPLTEQKKSTHTQLLLQLRKQLEYPIQLGAWNNTNDLCYAPSSPSQSITCDGSSVTELKIVGDKLAKPGRYDGYSVAGKTLSPGFSVDSFVTTLTRLTSLKVVILVSLGIWGPLPDKIHRLYSLEVLDLSSNFFYGSIPPKISAMKKLHTFSLDGNYFNDTVPDWFASLDNLMILSLRRNGLKGLLPGSISRVSTLTELALSGNSISGKIPDLSSLNSLETLDLGDNRLDSELPIMPKGLVTILLSKNLLSGEIPQQFGELDRLQHLDLSFNLLEGSPLAALFSLPNISYLNLASNMLSGSLPSSLTCSGELGFIDISSNKLTGELPSCLSSNSDRRVVKFNLNCLSLNTQHQRGANNCQLNNMNGKESKRKNTWLKVSIIGGIVLVMLLLLLVLFVSCKRNCHRAIAEKQQLPKSVPSATGFSSELLTNARYVSQAMKLGTQVLPTYRTFSLEELKEATNNFEGSAFIGEGSTGKLYKGRLDNGTFIAIRCLTLFKRHSIRNLKFRLDLLSKLRHPHLVCLLGHCIDTTQDDSSINRVFLIYEYVANGNLQSHLSERSMERALKWPDRLVVLIGIAKAVHFLHSGIIPGLYNNQLKTKNILLDEHFIAKVSDYGLSIIMEEIYKHEARAEGQKPIQSKSPELETANLEDDVYSLGFILLEALMGPSVSEQGSEHCLKELAMLVTGQTVQARILDPVVLASASQDSLSIVISITSKCLYEETSRPSVEDVLWNLQYAEQVQATADGDRKSDIVSQA; encoded by the exons ATGGCATGCACTTTTATGTTACCAACAATCATCTTGTCTTGTTTGTTCTTGGTGCCTCTCACCGAACAAAAGAAATCGACCCATACCCAGTTGTTGCTGCAGTTGAGGAAGCAGCTGGAGTACCCAATTCAGCTTGGTGCTTGGAACAACACCAATGATCTGTGCTATGCGCCGTCTTCACCTAGTCAAAGCATTACTTGTGATGGAAGCTCCGTCACAGAGCTCAAGATAGTGGGAGATAAGCTTGCAAAGCCTGGTAGATATGACGGTTACTCAGTCGCCGGCAAGACTCTTTCGCCGGGCTTTTCTGTTGATTCTTTTGTCACAACTCTGACTAGATTGACGAGCTTGAAAGTGGTCATCTTGGTTTCTTTGGGGATATGGGGTCCCCTCCCGGACAAGATCCATAGGCTGTACTCGCTTGAAGTGCTTGATTTAAGCTCAAACTTTTTCTATGGTTCCATCCCTCCCAAGATATCTGCCATGAAGAAGCTTCACACGTTTTCCCTGGATGGAAACTATTTCAATGACACCGTTCCTGATTGGTTTGCATCATTGGACAACCTCATGATTTTGAGCTTGCGGAGAAATGGCCTGAAGGGATTGTTGCCCGGATCAATTAGCAGAGTCAGCACACTAACTGAACTTGCCTTGTCAGGCAATAGCATTTCAGGTAAAATCCCTGACCTAAGTAGCCTAAACAGCCTTGAGACATTGGACCTGGGAGACAACAGGTTGGACTCTGAACTGCCTATCATGCCCAAAGGTCTCGTCACTATCTTGCTCAGCAAGAATTTGTTGTCTGGTGAGATTCCACAGCAGTTTGGGGAGTTGGATCGACTCCAACACCTTGACCTTTCATTTAACTTACTTGAGGGGTCTCCACTGGCAGCTTTATTTTCTTTGCCGAACATCAGCTATTTGAATCTGGCATCTAACATGCTCAGTGGGTCCCTTCCGAGCAGTTTAACTTGCAGCGGCGAACTTGGgtttattgacatatctagtaacAAACTCACTGGTGAATTACCTTCTTGTTTGAGCTCAAATTCGGATAGGAGAGTTGTAAAGTTCAACTTGAATTGTTTATCTCTGAACACCCAGCATCAGCGTGGAGCGAATAATTGCCAACTAAATAACATGAACGGGAAAGAGTCCAAGCGGAAGAACACTTGGTTGAAAGTTTCTATCATTGGAGGAATTGTCTTAGTTATGCTATTGCTTTTGttagttctttttgtttcttgcaAAAGAAACTGTCATCGAGCAATAGCAGAGAAACAACAGTTGCCAAAGTCGGTGCCATCAGCCACAGGGTTCTCATCTGAGCTACTTACTAATGCAA GATATGTTTCTCAAGCAATGAAGCTAGGAACACAAGTATTGCCTACATATCGGACTTTTTCCTTAGAAGAGTTGAAAGAAGCAACAAATAATTTTGAAGGTTCAGCATTTATAGGGGAGGGTTCAACTGGAAAG CTGTACAAGGGGAGACTAGATAATGGAACCTTTATAGCTATAAGATGCTTGACATTGTTCAAGAGACATTCTATAAGAAATCTGAAGTTTCGTCTGGATTTGTTATCAAAACTTCGCCACCCCCATTTGGTCTGCCTCTTGGGGCATTGCATCGATACCACACAAGATGATTCTAGCATCAACAGAGTCTTCCTAATTTATGAATATGTAGCTAATGGAAATCTTCAAAGTCATCTTTCTG AACGCAGTATGGAGAGGGCTCTTAAGTGGCCAGATAGGTTGGTGGTTTTGATAGGCATCGCTAAAGCAGTCCACTTTTTACATTCGGGAATTATTCCTGGTTTATACAATAATCAACTGAAAACCAAGAATATTTTGCTTGATGAGCACTTTATAGCGAAAGTGAGTGACTATGGGTTGTCCATTATCATGGAAGAAATTTACAAACATGAG GCAAGGGCCGAAGGTCAGAAACCTATTCAGAGCAAATCTCCCGAACT GGAGACGGCAAATTTGGAGGATGATGTTTATTCATTGGGCTTTATCTTACTCGAGGCACTCATGGGACCATCAGTGTCTGAACAAGGTTCCGAACATTGTTTAAAAGAATTG GCTATGTTAGTCACTGGGCAAACAGTGCAAGCACGCATTCTTGATCCAGTCGTACTAGCTTCTGCATCACAGGACTCCCTATCGATTGTGATCTCCATAACAAGTAAATGCTTGTACGAGGAAACGTCTCGCCCTTCAGTCGAAGACGTGCTGTGGAACTTACAGTATGCTGAGCAAGTACAAGCCACGGCAGATGGTGATCGGAAGTCCGACATCGTATCACAAGCATGA
- the LOC103996747 gene encoding cycloeucalenol cycloisomerase-like, which yields MCEGGTSGGVRSSHHIATARRENGSGFGGGMAADSSESLWFASNPSKRWGEAFFLIYTPFWLTLCLGIIVPYRLYERFTELEYLIIGLVSSVPAFLIPLLIMGKADSCKCWRDRYWVKANLWIIIFSYVGNYFWTHYFFTVLGASYTFPSWRMNNVPHTTFFLTHSCFLFYHMTSNITLRRLRHVIADFPQSIRLASEAAWILALSYFIAYLETLAISNFPYYEFVNRESMYKVGSLFYAIYFIVSFPMFLRVDEKEDEPWDLPRVAVDALGAAMLVTIILDLWRIFLGPIVPIPESRQCSQPGLAWFHIPQSSMNM from the exons ATGTGTGAAGGCGGAACGAGCGGAGGCGTGCGCTCCTCGCATCACATTGCGACTGCGCGACGAGAGAACGGGAGCG GCTTCGGCGGTGGGATGGCAGCGGACAGCTCTGAGAGCTTGTGGTTCGCGTCGAATCCGAGCAAGAGGTGGGGGGAGGCGTTCTTCTTGATCTACACGCCCTTTTGGCTCACCCTCTGCCTCGGGATCATAGTCCCCTACAGGCTTTACGAG AGATTCACAGAATTGGAGTATCTGATCATCGGGCTGGTTTCTTCTGTCCCAGCTTTCTTGATACCCCTCCTGATCATGGGGAAG GCAGACAGTTGCAAATGCTGGAGAGATCGATACTGGGTGAAG GCAAATCTGTGGATTATAATTTTTAGTTATGTTGGGAATTACTTCTGGACTCATTATTTCTTCACGGTACTTGGAGCGTCATACACTTTTCCTTCATGGAGAATGAACAAT GTCCCACATACAACTTTCTTTCTCACTCATTCTTGTTTCCTGTTTTACCATATGACATCTAATATAACACTGCGTAGGCTGCGCCATGTCATTGCTGATTTTCCACAGTCAATTCGACTGGCCAGTGAAGCTGCATGGATTTTGGCTCTTTCTTATTTCATAGCTTACTTGGAGACTTTAGCTATTTCAAAT TTCCCATATTATGAGTTTGTCAATCGGGAATCAATGTACAAAGTAGGATCATTGTTCTATGCAATCTATTTCATCGTGAGCTTCCCTATGTTTTTAAG GGTAGATGAGAAAGAGGATGAACCATGGGACCTTCCAAGGGTGGCTGTTGATGCACTGGGtgcagcaatgcttgtaactatAATACTTGATTTATGGCGTATATTTCTTGGTCCTATTGTTCCAATTCCAGAATCAAGGCAATGCAGTCAGCCAGGACTTGCATGGTTCCATATACCACAAAGCTCCATGAATATGTGA
- the LOC135584821 gene encoding zinc finger AN1 domain-containing stress-associated protein 15-like, which yields MARESCNLDKDEAEILKPSSPSPSTPAPPSSSPVPPSLFLKPCEESPNLRAGTPATETAVAASTTPKTDKESKPEEESKPQVRFSNRCSTCGRKVGLTGFRCRCGDLFCGRHRYSDVHDCSFDYKALGREEIAKANPVVKAAKIIKI from the coding sequence ATGGCTCGAGAAAGCTGTAATCTTGACAAAGACGAAGCCGAAATCCTCaaaccttcctccccttctccgtCGACCCCTGCTCCTCCATCATCGTCCCCTGTACCGCCGTCCCTGTTTTTGAAACCCTGTGAGGAATCGCCGAACCTGAGAGCGGGGACTCCGGCTACGGAGACCGCCGTCGCGGCATCTACCACGCCCAAGACCGACAAGGAGTCGAAGCCTGAGGAGGAATCCAAACCGCAGGTACGATTCAGCAATAGGTGCTCCACTTGCGGGAGAAAGGTGGGGCTGACTGGATTCCGGTGTCGATGCGGGGATCTCTTTTGCGGTCGCCACCGGTATTCCGACGTCCATGATTGCTCATTCGATTACAAGGCGTTGGGGAGGGAGGAGATTGCTAAGGCTAATCCTGTGGTCAAAGCTGCCAAGATTATCAAGATCTAG
- the LOC135649940 gene encoding extracellular ribonuclease LE-like produces MAAFRLLFLLGLCLCLSSLVSSKSADFMALTLVWPGAQCTGDILRICCKPSSGMPARDFQVQAMETYDSNGKLVKKCSICAFSADRLSDLLPTLHDYWSDVSCPSNDGVNQWQNAWCTYGTCSSLTQVNYFTRALELRAEVDLLSLFSSYGIVPTKSKLYGLETIKGVLASHFGASTWVECNINKLWFLESQLYKIHICVAADGSSIIDCPVTKRSNCGDTVRFVPFPWTSAAAGEGKLESGPSGKAMVL; encoded by the exons ATGGCTGCTTTCAGGCTGCTCTTCTTGCTTGGACTGTGCTTGTGTCTCTCTTCTCTGGTCTCCTCTAAGTCCGCAGACTTCATGGCCTTGACCCTTGTG TGGCCGGGAGCGCAGTGCACCGGCGACATCTTGAGGATATGCTGCAAGCCGTCCTCAGGGATGCCGGCGCGGGACTTCCAAGTGCAAGCCATGGAGACCTACGACAGCAATGGCAAGCTCGTCAAGAAGTGCAGCATCTGCGCCTTCTCCGCTGACAGA CTCAGCGACCTCCTCCCGACGCTGCACGACTACTGGAGCGACGTGAGCTGCCCCAGCAACGACGGGGTCAACCAGTGGCAGAACGCCTGGTGCACCTACGGCACCTGCTCCAGCCTCACCCAGGTGAACTACTTCACCCGCGCGCTTGAGCTCCGGGCCGAGGTggacctcctctccctcttcagcTCCTACG GAATCGTGCCGACGAAGAGCAAGCTCTACGGCTTGGAGACCATCAAGGGCGTGCTGGCGTCCCACTTCGGGGCCTCCACCTGGGTGGAGTGCAACATCAACAAGCTGTGGTTTTTGGAGTCGCAGCTCTACAAGATTCACATCTGTGTCGCCGCCGACGGCAGCTCCATCATCGACTGTCCTGTCACCAAGAGGAGCAACTGCGGCGACACGGTCAGGTTCGTGCCCTTCCCCTGGACAAGCGCCGCGGCCGGCGAAGGCAAACTCGAGTCCGGCCCTTCCGGGAAGGCCATGGTCCTGTGA